The stretch of DNA atatcatgtctGTCGCAGTTCGTTCGGCTAAATTTATTGCACGGAAGCAATGGGTTGTTGCTGGTGCCGATGATATGTTTATCCGCGTGTACAATTACAATACAATGGATAAGGTCAAGGTATTTGAAGCTCATACTGATTACATCAGGTGTGTGGCTGTTCATCCAACCCAGCCTTTTGTGCTGTCATCATCCGATGACATGTTAATTAAGCTTTGGGATTGGGATAAGGGTTGGGCGTGCACTCACATATTTGAGGGGCATTCTCACTATGTGATGCAAGTCACATTTAACCCAAAGGATACCAATACTTTTGCTAGTGCTTCCCTTGATCGCACGATAAAGGTTTGTATTTGTTCCTCAAAAAGATGCTGGTTAAACTGAGTCCTGTTTTGTATCTTGGTCTGTACCCTGCCTAATGTCCTAATATTGAACGTGAACTTCAGATATGGAGTATTGGTTCTCCTGATCCTAACTTCACATTAGATGGCCACTCAAAAGGCGTGAACTGTGTTGATTACTTCACCGGTGGTGATCGACCATTTTTAATTACTGGATCTGATGATCAGACTGCAAAGGTGTGTCATCTGCAATGAATTGTGCTATGGTGAGGGTATATTGGGATTGATCTGACTTATTACTCAATTTGTTGGATCAGGTTTGGGATTACCAAACCAAGAGCTGTGTTCAAACACTTGAAGGACATGCACACAATGTGTCCGCTGTCTGTTTCCATCCAGAACTACCTATTATAATTACTGGCTCAGAGGATGGCACAGTTCGCTTGTGGCACTCTACAACCTACAggtaccctctctctctctctctcatactaTGATATTGCTTGGAGATGATACTAACAGTGTGCTGTCTGAAAACCAGCTTTGTTTTACCAACATCTATTTAGTTACACGCAATACAGTTACTGTCTGTAGTTTTTTTCTTCTACATGTTTTTTGTTTGCAATAATAGTAATATCTTCTGCACTGGACTATACACATTCGTTATTTCCCAACTCATGGCAGTTTATTTCTTTAAATTGGCAGTGTAGATAGTGCCTTGTTCATGAATCATGAGCAAGAATGCGGTCTATTCTTAATTCTTCCATTTCTCCCAAGCATTTAATTATTTCTTTTCTTGTAGAACAAGTGAATAACACTTTGCTTGATGCACTTGCAGGCTTGAGAACACTCTTAATTATGGTCTTGAGCGAGTTTGGGCTTTAGGATACATGAAGGGGTCAAGAAGGTAATGAATATTTAGCTCTTGCTCTATTTCAGTTCTATGGTAATATGGTCAATGTGAAGGGCCAATACACGAATATGTCTCCTCATCTGCTACTGAAGCTCCAGACGCACTAACAATCCATTTTCTTTTTCTGCGACACAATTTCCTATATTGTGACAACATTGTGTATCTGCTAAACTGTTTCTTCCAAAAAAATTCTTCACTGAAAATGCGGAGTTCAGGCTTTTATTTACTTGTTATTTCCTTTCAAGTTAAGGTAGTGATATAAAATATTTTAATTTTTTATAGGATTGTGATTGGATATGATGAAGGGACAATTATGATAAAAATTGGCCGTGAAGTTCCGGTTGCTAGCATGGACAACAGTGGAAAAATCATATGGGCAAAACATAACGAAATCCAAACTGTTAATATCAAGACTGTTGGTGCAGGCAATGAGGTTTTTCTTCTTTGCCATGTTAATGTGTTGAAGGCTTGTTAATTTGGTATAAGCTTTATGTATGTTCTGTAACCTGTATCATCTGTCAGATTGCGGATGGTGAGCGATTACCGTTGGCTGTGAAGGAGCTGGGAAGCTGTGATCTTTATCCACAAGTAGGTTATATTTTATATCGTAGTGAATGCCTCATTCACATAGTGATGCTGTTATTTGTCATCTAGATGTTTGTTTTTACTCCCATGTTTCTGATTGGTCATTCTTTTTTCTGTTTGAGCAAGATTCACATTACTATAGACATGTAATCATGCATGCTAAAATATTTTTATTCAAATTTACTTTGAAATGTGCAGGATTGTGAGTTACTTTTGGTGTAATCACATTTTTACATTTAGATATCCTATTATTTCCGGCATTTATAGTTGCTGCGGTATAATGAAGCTCTTCTACTGCAGTGAAATGCATAAGTTCATGATTAGTAATAGCACAATATGGAATTGAGTGTTGGTTTTGAATTAAACTTCGATGGTTTAAAGAAGTGCGCATGAGGTTGTTATGACTTTATGACCACTAAGAGATTCAACTTGCACATTGCTAAGAGATTCTTCTGTACAACTTGCACATTACTTTGAATTAACAGGAATTTATCTTCATGTTAAACAGTAAACCTTTTTTGTAGCTTTACTTGTCTATTGTTTCATTTTCATTCGCAAGTTAATAGCTTTGATTCTCATTTCAGAACTTAAGGCACAATCCCAACGGGAGATTTGTTGTTGTATGTGGAGATGGAGAATACATAATTTATACAGCACTAGCATGGAGAAATAGATCATTTTTTGTAGCTTTACTTGTCTATTGTTCCATTTTCATTCGCAAGTTAATAGCTTTGATTCTCATTTCAGAACTTAAGGCACAATCCCAACGGGAGATTTGTTGTTGTATGTGGAGATGGAGAATACATAATTTATACAGCACTAGCATGGAGAAATAGATCATTTGGGTCTGCACTTGAACTCGCTTGGTCATCTGATGGCGAATACGCTGTAAGGGAAAGCACCTCGAGGATAAAGATATACAGTAAAAATTTCCAGGTTTGTACCAAGTAAACATCTCCATTTCCCTACTATTGAAGTATTGATGTGTAACTATTATGGTTCTGTCTTTGAGAAACATCTATGGATAAGAGAACACGCAATGCTATAACACAAATTCCATTCCGTGTTTTATTCCCATCTTCATACATGAATGAACCCAGAACTCCTGCAATTTATAGATGTTCAATCGATATTTGTTCTTTTTCATAATACAAGGGCTGTTTGCCCATTTAACCATACAAGTTGGCTGCACATTTTTTAATAATAATGGTAGCCAGGTCAATTTTGTCACATCTTATCTTGATTTCACAATTTCCTATCTATGTGAAAAATGAAAACAGGCATATGTTAGAAACAAGGAAAGATATTTTCTTATGTAAACTGTGAAGTGCAAAGTAAATATATGACATGCACAAGTATTTTCTGCTGCTGGTTCAGGACCAGACTGGGAACTTGAGCATTTGGTAGTCAACATATTGTATTTTGCATGTTAGTATGTGAATGCTTGAACTAGACACTTGCTGTGGGGTGGAGGATGAAAGGCTTGAAAGCTAACACTTGAACAACTATTTCCATATGTCAATCTTTGTTACTACAAAACCTGAAAGATGGATATCTAATAATTTCAGGAGAGGAAAAGTATAAGACCAACATTCTCCGTCGAACGTGTGTTTGGTGGAGTATTATTGGCTATGTGTACAAATGATTTCATCTGCTTTTACGACTGGGCGGATTGCAGGTTGATACGtcgaattgatgtcaatgtgaaggTAAGTTTATTGTGTTGCTTCAAGAATCAAACACCTTTTCCATGTCATCTGGTATGTTATGCGACTAAAAAAAATCTGCTGTTCTCTTGTAGAATCTCTACTGGGCTGACAGTGGTGATTTGGTGACAGTTGCAAGTGATACATCATTCTACATTTTGAAGTACAATGTGAGTTCTGTTAAGAACTGTGTTGCCTTCTTACAGTTTGTAGTTACGTGACATCTGCAGGCGTTATTTACAAATGTTCTTTTGTTGTGTTAATTGTGCCAAAACGTCAGCAACTCTTACATCAAGCACTTCTATGCAATTGTTTTTCTAATTTAAAAGTCTGTACTAACACAACGTTATCTCTTTACCTTCCAGAGGGATGTTGTATCTTCTCATTTGGACGGAGGGGGTTCAGTTGGTGAGGAAGGTGTGGAAGATGCCTTCGAACTGCTTCATGAGATCAATGAACGCATCCGAACTGGGCTATGGGTTGGCGATTGTTTTATCTACAATAATTCTTCATCACGGCTTAATTACTGTGTAGGAGGAGAGGTGAGTGTTTTTATCATATCAAAAGGCGTTTTTATGTATGATTCCAGTTAGATCATTCGTTACTGTTTGTATCACTCCCAAGTCATACGGTTCCATGTATTACAGGTCACAACCTTATTTCACTTGGACCGGCCAATGTATTTACTAGGATATCTTGCTAACCAGAGCCGTGTCTATCTTATTGACAAGCAATTTAAGTGAGTTTTATCTTTATTGCTCTGGTATTCTTTTATGGCATCAACTCACAATAAACTTCTGAAGCTAACACTTCTTATTGTAGTGTTGTTGGGTACACTCTACTCCTTAGTTTGATCGAGTATAAAACACTAGTGCTGCGTGGGGATTTTGATCGTGCAAATGATATTTTGCCATCTATACCGAAGGAACAATATGACAGGTGCCCCATGTTCTACTATTTGTTGTACTTTGCAGTTTTTGCCTCGGCATACAAAGATAACCTTTTATTTTCAGCGTGGCACATTTCTTGGAATCACGGGGCATGTTGGAGGAAGCCCTTGAGATAGCAACGGACTCTAATTACAGATTTGACCTGGCTGTTCAGCTTGGCCGCGTTGATGATGCAAAGGCATAGTTGACTATTGTTTTTCTCATTTCCAAGAAAGTTCCCTCCTTCATTCAAATATTCTGAGTAGTTATTTTGCAGGCAATCGCTCTTGAGGTGCAAAGTGAGTCCAAGTGGAAGCAGTTAGGGGAGTTAGCTATCTCAACTGGAAAGGTACACAGCTACTGCGTCTATCAGTTACCTTGTATGCTCACTATATACTGTGCTAAT from Triticum dicoccoides isolate Atlit2015 ecotype Zavitan chromosome 6A, WEW_v2.0, whole genome shotgun sequence encodes:
- the LOC119316575 gene encoding coatomer subunit beta'-2-like; translation: MPLRLDIKRKLAQRSERVKSADLHPTEPWILSSLYSGSVCIWNYQTQTMVKSFEVTELPVRSAKFIARKQWVVAGADDMFIRVYNYNTMDKVKVFEAHTDYIRCVAVHPTQPFVLSSSDDMLIKLWDWDKGWACTHIFEGHSHYVMQVTFNPKDTNTFASASLDRTIKIWSIGSPDPNFTLDGHSKGVNCVDYFTGGDRPFLITGSDDQTAKVWDYQTKSCVQTLEGHAHNVSAVCFHPELPIIITGSEDGTVRLWHSTTYRLENTLNYGLERVWALGYMKGSRRIVIGYDEGTIMIKIGREVPVASMDNSGKIIWAKHNEIQTVNIKTVGAGNEIADGERLPLAVKELGSCDLYPQNLRHNPNGRFVVVCGDGEYIIYTALAWRNRSFGSALELAWSSDGEYAVRESTSRIKIYSKNFQERKSIRPTFSVERVFGGVLLAMCTNDFICFYDWADCRLIRRIDVNVKNLYWADSGDLVTVASDTSFYILKYNRDVVSSHLDGGGSVGEEGVEDAFELLHEINERIRTGLWVGDCFIYNNSSSRLNYCVGGEVTTLFHLDRPMYLLGYLANQSRVYLIDKQFNVVGYTLLLSLIEYKTLVLRGDFDRANDILPSIPKEQYDSVAHFLESRGMLEEALEIATDSNYRFDLAVQLGRVDDAKAIALEVQSESKWKQLGELAISTGKLEMAEECLLHALDLSGLLLLYSSIGDAEGITKLASMAKEQGKNNVAFLCLFMLGKLEECLQLLIESNRIPEAALMARSYLPSKVPEIVALWKKDLQKVNSKAAESLADPDEYPNLFEDWQIALNVEATVAPKRGIYPPAEEYMIHSERPNESLVEAFKNMHVQEEEDVHEEDIHDEELTNENDTVQEVFEDDGAEESQEDAVEVEADGSTDGTIHVNGNDSEEQWVLTPDQ